The Sulfuricurvum sp. IAE1 DNA window CCTCGCGTACCATCTCGACCCTCTACGACGACCTCACCTACCTGGTTCTTAACCACGATCTTGCGGTGCGGAACATTCGGCTCGATCTGGGCACGCTGCTGCACGAACGGATCGATTACTTCCGCGACCGGATCGAACAGAAAAAACTCTCCCTCGCCCTTGAAATCGATCCGGGGGTTGAGCTGCTCATCGATCCGGCCAAAGCGGCCAGGCTGATCGACAATCTCCTCTCCAACGCGATCAAATACACCCGAGCGGGCGGGGCGGTATCGGTCGTCGCGCGCAACGGGCTGCTGTGCGTCGAAGACAACGGCATCGGCATCCCCGAAACGATGCGAGAACGGATATTCGAACGCTACACCCGCGCCGACAAAAGTGTGGGGGGATTCGGAATCGGGCTGCATATCGTCGCAATGATCGCCAAAGAATACGGTTTGACGATAGCCGTTGAATCGGAAGAAAACGTCGGAACAACGATATGCGTAAGGTGGAACAACCCTGCGGTAGGCTAAAATGGCGGCATTCAACGATTCAGGAGCCGCTATGAACCGACTGGCGCCGTTAATGTTCTGCGGATCGATCTGGCTGCAAGGCGCAGAATGGGCGACCGCCTACGGCATCCACGACACCTTTGTGAACGACAAGGGTTCCCATACCACAGGAGCCGACATAGGAGTCATCGGACGCAGCCTGACCCCGGGGGGGATCAGAGTGGAGGGTGATTTCACCCTCTTTTTCGAATACGACCACGACGAACTCGACCCCGATTACCAGCCGATCTGGTATCGTCTCAGAACCGCTGCCGGACAGGATATGTACCGCTTCTCCCCCGACGCGACGCTGGGATGGATCGCAAACTTCGACGGTAAACACAATACGGTCAGCGGCGTCGAGAAACACTACAAACTCTTTGCCGGGACCGAAGCGCGCTACGCCTTCCCCGGGCTGATCCTGGGGTTCCAGGTGCTGGGGGGATACTACATGCTTGAAATCGACGACGACGTCCCGCGCAGCCGGGGGTACCGTGCAGGGGATTTCGTTCATGAGACCCCCGCCTACACTCTCGTCGCCGAAGCCCGAACGGCTCTCACCCCGAAAACGAGTGCGATCGCGCGGATCCAGCAATACCGTGACGACAAAACATGGCTTGAAAACCGCGGAGAGCTGATCGTCCGCTACGATGGGGCCGACTGGATCGACAAAGCGACACTGGGCATGAGCGCCGAATATAGCCGTTACAATCTTGAACCGTATCAAAAAGCGGGGCTGCGGCCTATTTTGCCGTGGAATGACGATGTGGTGATGAGGGTGTACGTGGAGATGCCCTGGGGGAAATAATCCCCCGGGAGAGAGTGCGCGGAATTTACTGCATTTTCGCGATGTGATCGGCGAGCGTTTTCATGTCCGCATCCGAAAGGGCGGCAACCTGCCCTTTCATCAACGCGCCCATCCCTTTGGTATTGCGCGTTCCCGCCTTGTACCCCTTGAGGGCGTCAAGCGTTTTGGCGCTGCTCCATCCGGCGATCACTTCGGATTTTCCAAGAGCCGGTTTTTCGGCTTTGGCACCGTGACAGGCGGCACATTTTTGGTACAAAGCGCCTCCGTCGGCGGCGCTCAACATCGCGGTCAATCCTACAAGTGCAATTAACGTTTTCATTTTCTATCCTTTACCTTTTATCGGTGTTTTTGTTTTTAA harbors:
- a CDS encoding c-type cytochrome codes for the protein MKTLIALVGLTAMLSAADGGALYQKCAACHGAKAEKPALGKSEVIAGWSSAKTLDALKGYKAGTRNTKGMGALMKGQVAALSDADMKTLADHIAKMQ